The Vairimorpha necatrix chromosome 1, complete sequence genome contains a region encoding:
- a CDS encoding serine/threonine-protein phosphatase 2A activator (PTPA), with amino-acid sequence MNLNTESSFTVSSSYKSLKLFINEIVKSIKTEDQNDNEQLTKILDDINNIITSTPLSSERGRYANPNAKEVFLNISNTKYNDIEDLEKYLKNSFGNSKRLDYGTGHELNFLCFCYSAKCASILSLNEVYNLFKKYWSVSRHFISKFNLEPAGSKGSWSLDDYQLLHFVFGAAQGGYVFDKLILSTRSLVTRNLKTIEDYINLYDREVLMRNVVTKSFIYSRYLAK; translated from the coding sequence ATGAACTTGAACACTGAATCTTCGTTTACAGTCTCGTCAAGTTATAAATCCCtcaaactttttattaatgaaatagtcaaatctataaaaactGAAGACCAAAATGACAACGAACAACttactaaaatattagacGACATCAATAATATCATTACCTCCACGCCCCTATCTTCAGAAAGAGGCCGATATGCCAATCCCAATGCCAAggaagtttttttaaatatttctaatacTAAATATAACGACATTGaagatttagaaaaatatttgaaaaattcatttgGCAACAGTAAAAGACTTGATTACGGCACAGGACACGAACTAAATTTCCTATGTTTTTGTTATTCAGCAAAATGCGCAAGCATTTTGAGCTTAAATGAGGTCtacaatttatttaaaaaatattggaGTGTTTCTAgacattttatttctaagtTTAACTTAGAACCAGCGGGTTCTAAAGGCTCCTGGTCATTAGATGATTATCAATTGCTTCATTTTGTATTTGGCGCGGCCCAAGGAGGTtatgtttttgataaattaattttaagtaCTAGGAGTTTAGTAACTAGAAATTTGAAGACAATAGaagattatataaatttgtatgaTAGAGAAGTATTAATGAGGAATGTGGTTACTAAAAGTTTCATTTATAGTAGATATTTAGCTAAATAA
- a CDS encoding ribonucleoside-diphosphate reductase subunit M2 (RIR2), which translates to MAIKNNIEITDSLEEKELKKSKFVELLLDPKEERFVLFPIKYHDIWQMYKKAESSFWTVEEVDLTADRNDWLSLNDNERYFISNILAFFAASDGIVNANLVERFITEVTVLEAKCFYGFQVAIENIHSEMYSLLIDAYITDSDEKKHLFNAISTIPCIKKKADWALKWINDQNSTFSTRVIAFACVEGIFFSGAFASIFWLKNRGLMPGLTFSNELISRDEGLHCDFACLLNKYLTNKSPYILDIVKEAVEIEKEFLSVSLPVNLIGMNCKLMCEYIEFVADRLLINLGLEKYWNTANPFDFMENISLVGKTNFFDKRESQYQKAFVGVENGNDSFALDADF; encoded by the coding sequence ATggcaattaaaaataatatagaaataaCGGATTCGttagaagaaaaagaattaaaaaaatcaaaatttgtCGAATTATTACTTGACCcaaaagaagaaagatTCGTCTTATTTcctataaaatatcatgATATTTGGcaaatgtataaaaaagcCGAATCTTCATTCTGGACAGTTGAAGAGGTTGATTTGACTGCTGATAGAAATGACTGGTTATCGTTAAATGATAATGAGAGGTACTtcatttctaatattttagcATTTTTCGCAGCTTCCGATGGTATTGTAAATGCTAATCTGGTTGAGAGATTTATAACTGAAGTTACAGTACTTGAAGCTAAATGCTTTTATGGATTTCAAGTGGctatagaaaatattcataGTGAAATGTATTCTCTGCTTATTGATGCTTATATTACAGACAGCgatgaaaaaaaacatctttTCAATGCTATTTCTACTATACCGTGCATTAAAAAGAAGGCGGACTGGGCCTTGAAATGGATTAATGATCAAAATAGTACTTTTTCCACTCGTGTCATAGCCTTTGCATGCGTAGAAGGAATATTCTTTTCTGGCGCATTCGCCTCTATTTTCTGGCTTAAAAATAGAGGTTTAATGCCCGGTCTGACATTTTCTAATGAACTTATTTCTAGAGACGAAGGATTACACTGCGATTTCGCTTGTTTACTCAACAAATACTTGACTAATAAGTCGCCATACATTCTAGACATAGTAAAAGAAGCTGTTGAGATCGAGAAGGAATTTTTAAGCGTAAGTTTACCAGTAAATTTAATAGGTATGAATTGTAAACTCATGTGTGAATACATTGAATTTGTAGCTGATCGACTTCTAATTAATCTTGGTTTGGAAAAATATTGGAACACAGCAAATCCATTTGATTTTATGGAAAATATTAGTCTTGTAGGCAAGACAAACTTCTTTGATAAACGTGAGTCGCAATATCAGAAAGCATTTGTAGGAGTCGAAAATGGAAATGACTCATTCGCACTTGATGCTGATTtctaa